The following is a genomic window from Bacteroidia bacterium.
TCGCAGTACTGGAGCGGCACGACATCATTCTCATCGCGATGTTCGACCTGGTGCGCACCTCCATCAACGAATGCGCTCCCATGCTCCAGGAACTCGCCGCCGTGGCCGACGATCTCGAGCAGCAGTGGTTCAAGCTGGATCTTAGCTGAGCAGCCACTCGGCCTCGAAGCGCCGCGGCTGCAGCGGCAGGAAGCCCTCGCCGTATTGCCCCCCGACAAGAAAACCGAGACGCTGCGAACGGCCGAGCAAACCGTGCAGGAATTCCGGCGTACTGATGTAGGTCTGCGTCCCGTCGTCGCCCGCGCCTGTAAAAAACTGCGTGGCGTAGGCGCGTATGGCCGCGAGCTTGCGCTCCTGCGCGGCACTCACATCCACGATGATGGTGGGCTCGAAATCACGTGTGAGCATGTAGTAGTATGCGGCGGGGGGACGCCAGGCGGTCTGCTCGTTTCCTTCAACGTCCTGTGTCCGCAATTTCACCAGTCCTGAAAGAAACAGCGCGTCCTTGACCAGCGCGGAAGCGTGCACGTGGTCGGGATGCCGGTCTTCGGGATAGGGCAGAAAGACAGTCCGGGGCCGCAGCGTGCGCAGAACGCGAATGATTTCAATGCGCTGCTCTTCGGTATTGGCGATTGCGCCATCGGGTAAGCGGAGATTGACGCGGGCGTCGAGTTGCAGAAGACGGGTGGCCTCCGCGGTTTCGGCGGCGCGGCTCTCCAGCGTGCCGCGTGTGCTCAACTCGCCGAGCGTGAGATCCGCGATGGCGGTGCGGAAACCCTTGTCCTTGAGCAGCAGCAGGGTGCCGGAGCAGTAGAGCTCCGCATCGTCCGGGTGCGGGGAAAAGGCGAGAACGTCCACGGTGCCTGTCATGGTGATGCTCCTTGATATCAGCGTTGTTCAGGCAGTTTTTCCAGCCGCTGTTCGACGTCGGTCAGCATGGGATCCATCGGCGTGGCGACGCGCAGATAGCCCTCATAGCTCTCGCGCGCAAAATCGTAGCGTCCCTGCTCGGAATAAAACAGTCCTTGCAGGTACAAGGCCTTGGCGGGATAGTAGGCCTTCTCCTTTGCCTGATCCAAAACGCGAACGGCTTCCCACACGCGCTGCTGGCTGAAATGGAAGGACGCCATGTTGCAGTAGAACTCCTCGTTCGAAGGATCGAGCGTGATGGCGTTTTCATACAGGAGCAATGCATCGTTTGTCGCGCCCTCTTGTGCGCGTATGGTCGCCTGATTGTCGCGATACCCCGCGTGCAGCGGATCGAGCTTCTTGAGACCGTCAATACTGAGGGCCGCCGCCTCACGGTCGCCCGTCTGAAACGCGGAGATCATGAGCAGGCGAAGCAGATAGGTGTTGAGAGGCACCAGGGCCATGGCGGAGTTCAGCAACTGCAGCGCATTAGGATACTGCTTTTCACCGACAAAGCCCGCTGCCTGCCGGAGAAAAATACTCGCAAGGGCGGCACGGGCTTCGGTGTTACGTGGTGAATCACGCAGGATCCCGGACAGTAATTTGGCCGCTTCCTGATCATTCCCCTGAAGAGAGAGTACGCGCGCGTCGAAAATGCCGGTACGTTCGTTGAACACCTTCTCCGTCAGGACGCGCAGCGAGTCCGGTACGTCGGCGCCCATCGCTGCGGGTGCGGAACGGCGGGTGAAAAGCGAGCGGGTTTCTGTCCAGGTCTTCGCGGGATCGCTGTCGGCTAAACGTACGGGCAGGGGGGTGAACAAGCTTGGCGTGTCCGCGCCGGAGGCGAAAGCGCGGAGCGTGGCGTCGTCCATGCTCCATGCCGCTGCGAGGTCGGACCAGCCGGCTACCTCGATCTGACGGAAATGGAACATGATTTCCGGCGAGGCGAGCAGCGTTGCGAGACGTTGCACGGACGGAACTGCGGATGCTGGTTTTTTCCTGAATGCGAGAATTCCGGCCATGGCGTTTTCGGGATCGGGTCCGCTGATCCACAACGCGATATGCGGGAAGGCCTCACCCACCGCGGAGGCGATGGCGCGCAGACCGTCCACGCCGACCCGGGACAGCGGCAGCCACTGCGCGAAGACGCCGTCCTCCGACAGGCGCCCGGCGATACGCCGCATGGTCGCGGGCGTGAGAGCTTCATTCACGGAACCGGGAATCGCGAACGGTTCCGCCGAGATGATAACGTCGAAGGTCTGATCGGAGCGGCGAACGTAGCTCTCGATGCGCTCGGCAT
Proteins encoded in this region:
- the bshB1 gene encoding bacillithiol biosynthesis deacetylase BshB1 — its product is MTGTVDVLAFSPHPDDAELYCSGTLLLLKDKGFRTAIADLTLGELSTRGTLESRAAETAEATRLLQLDARVNLRLPDGAIANTEEQRIEIIRVLRTLRPRTVFLPYPEDRHPDHVHASALVKDALFLSGLVKLRTQDVEGNEQTAWRPPAAYYYMLTRDFEPTIIVDVSAAQERKLAAIRAYATQFFTGAGDDGTQTYISTPEFLHGLLGRSQRLGFLVGGQYGEGFLPLQPRRFEAEWLLS